The genomic stretch CGTTTGACCTGACGGTCGATCAGTTATTTTATGAGCTTAAAATGAACCCGTGGACGGTAAAAAATGAGCTCGACATGTTCGTGAAGCGCTACAGCTATGAGGATACGGTTCGCAAGCCAGGCGATAGCACTGAATATGCTGGCGGGATTAGCTTTACCCACGATATGGGCGTTGCCAACGCCGTTTCACGTCCCAGCTATTCCTCTTACGAGCTTTATGGGCTTGATGGCTGCTTCTCCCATATGACCCATGAGCAGTTAGTCAACTGGGTGTTATGTGCTGCCGCTTATTACGAGAAAACTGCGGATCAGCAGTGGCTTGCAGACAACTTAGACATTTTCGAGAAATGCTTGAACAGCATGCTGAACCGTGATGATTCTGATGTGGAAGCCCGCAATGGCATTATGGGTCTAGACAGCTCTCGTACGATGGGCGGCGCAGAAATTACGACCTACGACAGCTTGGACGTTTCACTTGGGCAATCACGGAACAATATTTATTTAGCAGGAAAAAGCTGGGCCGCATACGTTGCAATGGAGCGATTATTTCATGAAAATGGCCGTTCATCGCTTGCGGAAACAGCGGGCAGCCAAGCCGACAAATGTGCAGCAACGATTGTTAGCCATGTAACGAGTGAAGGTTATATTCCTGCAGTCATTGGGGAAAACAACGATTCCAAAATCATTCCGGCTATCGAAGGACTTATTTTCCCATATGTGACAGGCAATCATGCTGCGCTTGATCCGAATGGCCGTTTCAGCGCGTATCTTGAAGCTTTGAATACCCATTTGGGATATGTCCTGCGGCCAGGTATTTGCTTGTTTGACGATGGGGGCTGGAAGCTGTCCTCTACGAGCAATAACAGCTGGCTAAGCAAAATTTACTTATGCCAATTTGTTGCCCGCGAGCTTCTAGGACTGGCATGGGATGAGAGCGGACAGCAAGCGGACGAAGCTCATGTGAAGTGGCTGACACATCCTGAGCTTTCCATTTGGAGCTGGAGCGATCAAATTATTTCGGGGCTCATTACGGGAAGCAAATATTATCCGCGGGGCGTTACCTCGATTCTTTGGCTTGAAGAGGGCAAGAGACAGGCCTAAACATCAGCTAAGTTCCTAATTTTAAAAAAACGGCAGTCCAAGAAGAGTATAAACTCTTGGCTGCCGTTTTTTTGATTTATAGACTGCGAGCTTTCCTTTGGTTATTCACGAATACCATGCTTTTCGTGAAATAATGTTGCGTGTTTCTTGAGTTCTTTCCAAACCTTAATTGCATGGTTAATAGCTTCAATTCCTTCTTTATAGATTTGGTTTGAATGACAGACTCATTCTTTAAAATAGGGCGTAATCCCTCTTGAATATAGGTTCTCCACTAACTTGAAAAATTCTTCTGACGATAAATCCTTTTGACGCTGGAGCCAAAGACGAAATAAAGAAAGGGAAGTTGTCAGGTAAAACTCAATTAAGTATGGCGTTAAGGAATGGTTTTGCGGAACGTTTATTTCTAATTGATCCAAAGTGATTTCTTTTTTTAAGCGTTTTAAAAAACGGGCACTTCCATAATCACCCAAAAGGGCATTGAGAACCAGGAGATGTTCTCTTTTGTCCAGACAATAGAGCGTTTCTTGAACCGTATGC from Paenibacillus sp. FSL H8-0548 encodes the following:
- a CDS encoding glycoside hydrolase family 52 protein; its protein translation is MSKNQFYNAHHSPIGSFSSFTLGFPGSSGGFDLELAKPPKENIYIGLERVDGSGYDTLPFHDVKEEDESKRYDIENPDPSPDKPNLLHPLPQEAIQRDFRLTTDTWQAGDLSFRIITQVRSVPDPAIASEAELKDTLIPAVFAELTVDNRRSDQKRRAFFGFQGNDPYSSMRRIVETSGIVGIGQGRHLAIVSDDPTVVAAQHFSMEDILTAELKENWTFGLGPIGTLLMDTEAGEIKTYRFAICFYRGGYVTTGIDASYFYTRYFSNVESVAEYALANFDRLTAGAVQAGAMTELDSLSDDQKFMLNHSIRSYYGSTQLLDFENQPFWIVNEGEYRMMNTFDLTVDQLFYELKMNPWTVKNELDMFVKRYSYEDTVRKPGDSTEYAGGISFTHDMGVANAVSRPSYSSYELYGLDGCFSHMTHEQLVNWVLCAAAYYEKTADQQWLADNLDIFEKCLNSMLNRDDSDVEARNGIMGLDSSRTMGGAEITTYDSLDVSLGQSRNNIYLAGKSWAAYVAMERLFHENGRSSLAETAGSQADKCAATIVSHVTSEGYIPAVIGENNDSKIIPAIEGLIFPYVTGNHAALDPNGRFSAYLEALNTHLGYVLRPGICLFDDGGWKLSSTSNNSWLSKIYLCQFVARELLGLAWDESGQQADEAHVKWLTHPELSIWSWSDQIISGLITGSKYYPRGVTSILWLEEGKRQA
- a CDS encoding TetR/AcrR family transcriptional regulator gives rise to the protein MKKQPQITEKTRQKFVEVFCELYSQKPIEKISVQEIANKSEYNRSTFYQYFTDIYELLDSVENDLLNDMKKELANKELSMHTVQETLYCLDKREHLLVLNALLGDYGSARFLKRLKKEITLDQLEINVPQNHSLTPYLIEFYLTTSLSLFRLWLQRQKDLSSEEFFKLVENLYSRGITPYFKE